One genomic segment of Hippoglossus hippoglossus isolate fHipHip1 chromosome 22, fHipHip1.pri, whole genome shotgun sequence includes these proteins:
- the LOC117756059 gene encoding mitochondrial basic amino acids transporter, whose product MALDFAAGCVGGAAGVLVGHPFDTVKVRLQVQNVDKPLYRGTIHCFQSIIRQESTLGLYKGIGSPMMGLAFINAIVFGVQGNAMRKLGRDTPLNQFLAGASAGTIQCVICCPMELAKTRMQLQGTGEKKSKTKLYKNSLDCLVRIYRREGIRGINRGMVTTLLRETPGFGVYFLTYDILTRALDCEPEQPYMIPKLLFAGGMSGIASWLSTYPVDVIKSRLQADGVGGVNQYSGIMDCVRQSLKKEGWRVFTRGLTSTLLRAFPVNATTFATVTLFLIYMREGEECRIQDPEPPSVQLQPLQPQTQPTSM is encoded by the exons ATGGCATTGGACTTCGCCGCGGGCTGCGTGGGAG GTGCTGCTGGTGTTTTGGTCGGGCATCCATTTGACACTGTGAAG GTGCGGCTTCAAGTTCAAAATGTGGACAAACCTCTGTACCGTGGAACAATTCACTGCTTCCAGTCCATCATACGCCAGGAGTCG ACGCTCGGCCTGTACAAAGGCATCGGCTCACCAATGATGGGTTTGGCCTTCATCAACGCCATAGTCTTTGGTGTCCAGGGCAACGCCATGCGCAAGCTCGGCCGTGACACACCCCTCAACCAGTTCCTGGCAGGAGCCTCAGCAGGAACCATCCAGTGTGTCATCTGCTGCCCGATGGAGCTGGCCAAGACACGCATGCAACTACAGGGGACTGGAGAGAAGAAGTCTAAGACGAAGCTCTACAAGAACTCCCTGGACTGTCTGGTGAGAATCTACAGGAGGGAGGGAATCCGAGGTATCAACCGCGGCATGGTGACCACCCTGCTGCGCGAGACACCTGGTTTCGGCGTGTATTTTCTCACATACGACATTTTGACACGTGCCCTGGACTGCGAGCCAGAACAACCGTACATGATCCCCAAGCTGCTGTTCGCTGGAGGAATGTCGGGCATCGCTTCCTGGCTCTCCACCTATCCCGTGGACGTGATTAAGTCACGCCTCCAGGCGGACGGGGTCGGCGGAGTCAACCAGTACAGCGGCATCATGGACTGTGTGAGACAGAGCTTGAAGAAGGAGGGGTGGAGGGTGTTCACACGTGGGCTCACGTCCACTTTGCTCCGCGCGTTTCCGGTGAATGCCACCACGTTTGCCACCGTGACTCTATTTTTAATATACATGCGCGAGGGAGAAGAGTGTCGTATTCAGGACCCTGAGCCACCGTCCGTCCAGCTGcagcctctgcagccacagacacagCCGACCAGCATGTGA
- the LOC117756057 gene encoding tryptophan--tRNA ligase, cytoplasmic: MADSQAEGATSPMELYEKLTAQGEEVRTLKTAKAEKAEVDAAVQMLLKLKVDYKQTTGQDYKAGCPPSENAAVTDNGPAADGDGGDDTVDPWNVSTTNAKGVDYDKLIVRFGSSKIEKELVDRVEKVSGQKPHRFLRRGKFFSHRDMNQVLDAYEKQKSFYLYTGRGPSSEAMHVGHLIPFIFTKWLQDVFDIPLVIQLTDDEKYLWKDLSLEDCHRFAVENAKDIIACGFDVNKTFIFSDLEYMGASPDFYRNVVKIQKHVTFNQVKGIFGFTDSDCIGKISFPAIQAAPSFSNSFPQIFGGRKDVQCLIPCAIDQDPYFRMTRDVAPRIGYPKPALLHSTFFPALQGAQTKMSASDANSSIFLTDTPKQIKNKINKHAFSGGKDTVEEHRKYGGNADVDVSFMYLTFFLEDDEQLEKIRQDYTSGNLLTGELKKLLIETLQPMITQHQERRKQVTDETVKQFMTPRPLNFKL; the protein is encoded by the exons ATGGCAGACAGTCAGGCAGAAGGAGCGACCAGTCCAATGGAGCTGTACGAGAAACTGACAGCTCAGGGAGAAGAAGTCAGAACCTTGAAAACAGCCAAAGCTGAGAAA GCTGAAGTCGATGCTGCTGTCCAGATGCTGCTAAAGTTGAAAGTGGACTACAAACAGACGACGGGTCAGGATTACAAAGCAGGATGTCCGCCCTCAGAAAACGCTGCCGTCACTGACAATGGGCCAGCAGCAGATGGGGATGGCGGCGACGACACAGTTGACCCGTGGAACGTCTCCACCACCAACGCCAAGGGGGTAGACTACGACAAACTCATAg TGAGGTTTGGCAGCAGTAAAATTGAAAAGGAGCTGGTGGACAGAGTAGAAAAAGTCTCTGGACAGAAACCTCACCGCTTTCTAAGAAGAGGAAAATTCTTCTCACACAG AGACATGAATCAGGTGCTGGATGCTTATGAGAAACAAAAGTCCTTCTACCTTTACACGGGCAGAGGTCCGTCCTCTGAAGCCATGCACGTTGGTCATCTAATCCCCTTCATCTTCACCAA GTGGCTTCAGGATGTATTTGACATCCCGCTGGTGATCCAGCTGACTGATGATGAAAAGTATCTGTGGAAGGATCTATCACTGGAGGACTGCCACCGCTTCGCTGTGGAGAACGCTAAGGACATAATCGCCTGTGGCTTTGATGTGAACAAGACATTCATCTTCTCTGACCTCGAATACATGGG TGCCTCGCCCGATTTCTACAGGAACGTGGTTAAGATCCAGAAGCACGTTACATTTAACCAGGTCAAAGGCATCTTTGGCTTTACAGACAGTGACTGCATCG GAAAGATCAGCTTCCCGGCCATCCAGGCAGCCCCGTCGTTCAGTAACTCCTTCCCACAGATCTTTGGAGGCAGAAAGGACGTTCAGTGTCTCATCCCTTGTGCCATCGACCAG GACCCTTACTTCAGGATGACCCGTGACGTAGCGCCAAGGATCGGCTATCCCAAACCCGCTCTGCTGCACTCCACCTTCTTCCCCGCCCTGCAGGGGGCGCAGACCAAGATGAGCGCCAGTGATGCCaactcctccatcttcctcacGGACACACCCAAGCAGATCAAAAACAAG ATCAACAAACATGCATTTTCTGGAGGGAAAGACACAGTGGAAGAGCACAGGAAGTACGGTGGAAACGCAGATGTAGACGTCTCCTTCATGTACTTGACCTTCTTCCTGGAGGATGATGAGCAACTGGAGAAGATCAGACAG GACTACACAAGTGGAAATCTTCTCACAGGAGAACTGAAGAAGCTTTTGATTGAGACCCTACAGCCCATGATCACCCAGCACCAAGAGAGACGCAAACAAGTCACAGACGAGACAGTCAAGCAGTTCATGACTCCGAGACCTTTAAATTTTAAGTTGTAG
- the wdr25 gene encoding WD repeat-containing protein 25 has translation MSSLVAYEDSGSEDESSASVQTGSCDPSQDVVLYSNSKVTPSAQGLYPDPDWTLLEHHGNISERSSSSLHPHPHPHFDQRMTYCSSRAAQYKHFGDTAAPLSLPATQEKMAPLHSLPHMPQSFGDGLNQAKRHHSVPSGIRPYVPKRQRLATSVETCDPKLSAEQVPGNRAGESQVLLDVSARVKPYLTQKPDAAGIPRRLLMRLGGHQGPVNTVQWCPVPHLSHLLLSASMDRTFKVWDGAESGRCLRVYTCHSGAVRDACWTPCGRHLLTGSFDNTTVITDVETGQQKVKFDNQFKVMCAVLHPSSPDVFLCGGHSSVVKAWDSRSSKMVKTYKAGIQQTLDILFLRGGLDFITTSDCVSRDSADRTLIAWDYQTAAKLSNQIYHERYTCPSLALHPLEDSFVAQTNGNYMAAFSSQQPYRMNKRRRYEGHKVEGYAVQCGFSQDGTILASGSATGCAHFYDYHNARALHTLRAHSQPCLCVSQHPVLPATAATCDWAGEIKVWH, from the exons ATGTCTTCATTAGTGGCCTACGAGGACTCAGGGTCGGAGGATGAATCCTCAGCTTCTGTTCAAACTGGATCCTGTGACCCAAGCCAGGACGTTGTGTTGTATAGTAACTCAAAGGTGACACCCAGCGCTCAGGGTTTATACCCAGACCCCGACTGGACATTGTTGGAACATCATGGAAATATCTCAGAAAGAAGCAGCTCCTCATTACACCCTCACCCACACCCCCATTTTGATCAGAGGATGACATATTGCAGCAGCAGGGCAGCACAATATAAGCATTTTGGAgatactgcagctcctctgagTTTACCTGCAACTCAGGAGAAGATGGCTCCTCTCCATTCTCTTCCTCACATGCCACAAAGCTTTGGTGATGGTTTGAACCAGGCAAAAAGACACCACAGTGTCCCGTCTGGTATCAGACCGTACGTCCCCAAGAGACAGAGACTCGCCACTTCAGTAGAGACTTGTGACCCAAAGCTATCGGCAGAGCAAGTCCCAGGGAATCGGGCCGGGGAAAGCCAAGTTCTCTTAGATGTGTCGGCAAGGGTGAAGCCGTATCTCACTCAGAAGCCCGACGCGGCGGGGATCCCGAGGAGGCTTCTGATGAGACTGGGAGGCCACCAGGGCCCAGTCAACACTGTGCAGTGGTGTCCTGTGCCTCATCTCAGtcatctgctgctgtctgcCTCCATGGACAGGACTTTCAAG GTGTGGGATGGAGCAGAGAGCGGACGGTGCCTCAGGGTTTACACCTGCCATTCGGGAGCCGTGCGCGACGCCTGCTGGACCCCCTGCGGGCGACACCTCCTCACTGGGTCATTTGACAACACGACTGTGATCACAGACGTGGAGACGG GGCAGCAGAAAGTGAAATTTGACAACCAGTTCAAGGTGATGTGTGCGGTCCTGCATCCCAGCAGCCCAGACGTGTTCCTGTGCGGCGGTCACAGTTCAGTGGTCAAGGCCTGGGACTCTCGCAGCAGCAAG ATGGTTAAAACGTACAAAGCAGGGATCCAGCAGACATTGGACATCCTGTTTCTCAGAGGCGGTTTGGACTTCATAACAACGTCTGACTGTGTGAGCAGAGACTCTGCGGACCGAACCCTCATCGCCTGGGACTACCAGACAGCAGCCAAGCTCTCCAATCAGATCTACCAT GAGCGGTACACGTGCCCCAGCCTGGCTCTCCATCCGCTGGAGGACTCCTTTGTGGCCCAGACCAATGGGAACTACATGGCGGCGTTCTCCTCCCAGCAGCCGTACAGAATGAACAAGAGGCGACGATACGAAGGACACAAG GTGGAGGGGTATGCGGTGCAGTGTGGGTTTTCTCAGGATGGAACTATCCTCGCCTCGGGGAGCGCCACCGGCTGCGCTCACTTCTACGACTACCACAACGCTCGGGCGCTGCACACCCTGCGCGCCCACAGCCAGCCCTGTCTGTGCGTGTCGCAGCATCCTGTCCTGCCAGCGACTGCCGCCACCTGCGACTGGGCCGGTGAAATCAAGGTCTGGCACTGA